From the genome of Gemmatimonadaceae bacterium, one region includes:
- a CDS encoding ABC transporter permease encodes MESLIQDVRFAFRSLWKARLTSALAILCLALGIGANTAIFSVVRAVLLESLPFRDPQRLVMAYETYVRPGGKPASGSVAPANYFEWRKQTRIFSDLAAYMPISRDLGDIAEPERLRGLRATTNLFDVLGARPLLGRTFVEADQPPAGDPVVVISEGLWRRRFASDPNLVGSPITLQGVKVTVVGIMPARFDFPVSPVHNDFWAPFDWRSIGDVTNRGNHSLTVVGRLAAGVDSSRAMADLSVVARRLAFEFPQAQRTRGIQVMGLAGWVVGKIRPALLVLLGAVGVVLLIVCANVANLLLTRAAGRRREVAIRTALGAARARLVRQLLTESAVLAVVGGGLGILVARGTLAGLRGMASTILPNAETIGLQLWVLAFTIVLSLATGLLVGIVPALRASQVDLREDLTEAAGRTSAGAGRRRALDTLIVTEVALSLVLLIAAGLVIRSFIALLDTDPGFAPDRVLTFHIAAPPVQPGADSERFTRFYEPVLQRVRAIAGVQAAAFTTLLPIQGGATDRYFSIDNQPLERDLSKVPDAEIRLVSGNYFHAMRIPLIAGREFDDHDTRASEHVVIVNDELARRYFPDGSPLGRRLTSGETEGGRIVGVVKSVRQFGLDQEPRAEFYVPVSQALFNTQEMTFVLRAQARPEDLARGVREAVHGVAPQPVFQLATMDDVISQSLTTRRLVLVLLLAFAGLALLLSAAGVYGVMSYGVSQRTREIGIRVALGARGGDVLGLILSGALRVLALGIGVGLFAAALLTRALDSMLYGIGALDPFTFAAVPALIALVGIIAGVVPAARAARIDPLESMRAE; translated from the coding sequence ATGGAATCGCTCATCCAGGATGTCCGCTTTGCCTTCCGTTCCCTCTGGAAGGCGCGTCTCACCTCGGCCCTCGCTATCCTTTGCCTGGCGCTCGGGATCGGCGCGAATACCGCCATCTTCTCGGTCGTTCGCGCCGTGCTGCTCGAGTCGCTGCCCTTTCGCGATCCACAGCGGCTCGTCATGGCCTACGAGACGTATGTGCGTCCCGGCGGCAAACCAGCCTCTGGGTCGGTTGCACCGGCGAATTATTTCGAGTGGCGTAAGCAAACTCGAATCTTCAGTGACCTCGCGGCGTACATGCCAATCAGCCGCGATCTCGGCGACATCGCCGAGCCGGAACGGCTGCGTGGCCTGCGCGCGACGACCAATCTGTTCGATGTTCTCGGCGCGCGGCCCCTTCTGGGACGAACCTTCGTCGAGGCCGACCAACCGCCCGCGGGCGATCCGGTCGTCGTCATCAGCGAGGGCCTCTGGCGTCGCCGCTTCGCTTCCGATCCGAATCTCGTCGGCTCCCCGATCACGCTGCAGGGGGTGAAAGTCACCGTCGTCGGCATCATGCCGGCGCGCTTCGACTTTCCGGTCTCGCCGGTGCATAACGATTTCTGGGCGCCGTTCGACTGGCGGAGCATCGGCGACGTGACGAATCGTGGCAACCACTCGCTCACCGTCGTCGGGCGTCTCGCCGCGGGCGTGGATTCGTCGCGCGCGATGGCGGATCTCTCGGTCGTCGCTCGTCGCCTCGCGTTCGAGTTCCCGCAGGCGCAGCGCACGCGCGGCATTCAGGTCATGGGACTCGCCGGCTGGGTCGTGGGCAAGATACGACCCGCGCTACTCGTCCTCCTCGGTGCCGTAGGCGTGGTGCTCCTCATCGTGTGCGCGAACGTCGCGAATCTGTTGTTGACGCGCGCCGCCGGCCGGCGGCGCGAGGTTGCGATCCGCACCGCCCTCGGTGCCGCGCGAGCTCGCCTCGTTAGGCAGCTGCTCACGGAGAGCGCCGTTCTCGCTGTCGTCGGCGGCGGCCTCGGGATACTCGTTGCTCGGGGGACGCTCGCCGGCCTGCGCGGCATGGCATCGACGATACTTCCCAACGCCGAAACGATCGGCCTGCAACTGTGGGTGCTCGCCTTCACGATCGTCCTCTCGCTTGCAACGGGGCTGCTCGTCGGCATCGTGCCGGCGTTGCGCGCAAGCCAGGTCGACCTGCGCGAGGACCTCACCGAAGCTGCCGGGCGCACGAGCGCGGGCGCCGGTCGGCGTCGTGCGCTCGACACCTTGATCGTCACCGAGGTTGCGCTGTCGCTCGTCCTTCTCATCGCTGCGGGATTGGTGATTCGAAGCTTTATCGCGCTGCTCGACACCGACCCTGGATTCGCGCCCGATCGCGTGCTCACGTTTCACATCGCTGCGCCGCCGGTTCAGCCGGGCGCCGACAGTGAACGGTTTACTCGGTTCTATGAGCCCGTTCTCCAGCGCGTACGGGCCATTGCGGGAGTTCAGGCCGCGGCGTTCACGACCCTCCTGCCCATTCAGGGTGGCGCGACCGATCGGTATTTCAGCATCGACAACCAGCCGCTGGAGCGAGACCTCTCCAAGGTGCCGGACGCGGAGATTCGTCTCGTGAGCGGCAACTACTTCCACGCCATGCGCATCCCGCTCATTGCCGGTCGTGAGTTCGATGACCACGACACGCGGGCGAGCGAGCATGTCGTGATCGTCAACGACGAGCTGGCGCGCCGCTACTTTCCCGACGGCTCGCCGTTAGGCAGGCGTCTCACGAGCGGCGAGACCGAAGGTGGTCGCATCGTCGGCGTGGTGAAGTCAGTGCGCCAGTTCGGGCTCGATCAGGAACCGCGCGCCGAATTCTACGTGCCGGTGAGTCAGGCCCTCTTCAACACCCAGGAGATGACTTTCGTTCTTCGCGCGCAGGCGCGGCCGGAGGACCTCGCGCGCGGCGTACGCGAGGCGGTACACGGCGTCGCCCCCCAGCCCGTCTTTCAGCTTGCGACGATGGACGACGTCATCTCGCAATCGCTCACGACGCGACGGCTCGTTCTCGTGTTGCTACTCGCGTTCGCTGGCCTCGCGCTCCTTCTGTCGGCCGCTGGAGTGTATGGAGTGATGTCGTACGGCGTGTCACAGCGCACGCGCGAGATCGGGATTCGAGTGGCGTTAGGCGCGCGCGGTGGTGACGTGCTGGGCTTGATCCTGAGTGGAGCGCTCCGCGTCCTTGCGCTTGGCATCGGCGTGGGGCTGTTTGCGGCGGCGCTCCTCACGCGCGCGCTCGACAGCATGCTCTACGGAATCGGTGCGCTCGACCCATTCACCTTCGCGGCCGTTCCCGCGCTGATTGCGCTCGTTGGCATCATTGCCGGTGTCGTCCCAGCGGCGCGGGCCGCACGCATCGATCCTCTGGAATCGATGCGCGCGGAGTGA
- a CDS encoding prepilin-type N-terminal cleavage/methylation domain-containing protein has protein sequence MKAIPARLQARRGVTMVELLVALAIVSVGVFGLAGGATLVTRLMGGGTVQSRAATIANAHIEQLRAKSCASLSSGTDTVRSVITSWTVTSVSVSGTTRGASIGMTVQYPTTKGMRTQSYNTILPC, from the coding sequence ATGAAGGCGATACCAGCTCGGCTGCAAGCACGTCGTGGCGTGACGATGGTCGAGCTGCTCGTCGCGCTCGCGATCGTCAGCGTCGGCGTCTTCGGTCTCGCCGGGGGCGCGACGCTCGTGACACGACTCATGGGCGGCGGCACCGTGCAATCGCGCGCCGCTACGATCGCGAATGCGCACATCGAGCAGCTCCGCGCAAAGTCCTGCGCGAGTCTCTCGAGCGGTACTGATACGGTTCGCAGTGTCATCACGAGCTGGACCGTGACGTCCGTCAGCGTCAGCGGCACGACGCGCGGGGCGAGCATCGGCATGACCGTGCAGTATCCGACGACGAAGGGAATGCGGACACAGTCCTACAACACGATCTTGCCATGCTGA
- a CDS encoding type II secretion system protein, whose amino-acid sequence MLSLAARRRGFTLPEMLFVLVIFGLVAGALMRIILRQQRFYASTTDLIAMRTTLRDIGEALPSDLRGISSVGGDIYAMSDSAIDFRLSTGISVICSIGVARLTAVIPPTNLSNKSALTTWISAPTTGDTMFVYNPGSTSALSDDSWQGPIPVTAALGVGTCPTSTGFTSTTSEASNSITLTFSTALAANVVPGNVIRFYRHAKYKLFQPVGSSSWYLGYQECPAGLCGTMQPVAGPYLAYSANPGSTGLRFVFRDSTGAVTATTPQVARIDIVAKAQTENPIRMPGRPEDYYSDSLVVTVALRNRS is encoded by the coding sequence ATGCTGAGTCTAGCTGCTCGCCGCCGCGGCTTCACGCTCCCGGAGATGCTCTTCGTGCTCGTGATCTTCGGTCTCGTCGCTGGCGCGCTGATGCGGATCATTCTGCGCCAGCAGCGATTCTACGCGAGCACGACCGATCTCATCGCCATGCGCACGACGCTGCGCGACATCGGCGAGGCGTTGCCCTCGGATCTGCGCGGCATTTCGTCCGTCGGCGGCGACATCTACGCGATGTCGGATTCGGCGATCGACTTTCGGCTCTCGACGGGAATCTCCGTCATCTGCAGCATCGGCGTCGCGCGCCTAACGGCTGTCATTCCTCCAACGAATCTGTCGAACAAGAGCGCTCTCACCACCTGGATCTCGGCCCCGACCACCGGGGACACGATGTTCGTGTACAATCCGGGCTCGACGAGCGCCCTCTCCGACGACTCGTGGCAAGGGCCCATTCCCGTGACCGCGGCACTCGGCGTTGGCACATGCCCGACGTCGACCGGCTTCACCTCGACGACGAGCGAAGCGAGCAACTCGATAACGCTCACCTTCAGTACGGCGCTTGCCGCGAACGTCGTTCCCGGCAACGTCATCCGCTTCTATCGCCACGCGAAGTACAAGCTGTTTCAACCCGTGGGCTCGAGCTCGTGGTATCTCGGCTATCAGGAGTGTCCGGCAGGCCTGTGTGGCACCATGCAGCCCGTCGCCGGACCGTATCTGGCCTATTCCGCCAACCCCGGGTCGACGGGCCTTCGCTTCGTGTTCCGTGATTCGACGGGCGCAGTGACGGCGACGACGCCGCAAGTCGCGCGCATCGACATCGTCGCGAAAGCGCAAACCGAGAATCCCATTCGTATGCCCGGGCGGCCGGAGGACTACTACAGCGATTCGCTCGTCGTCACCGTCGCTCTGCGCAATCGATCCTGA
- a CDS encoding prepilin-type N-terminal cleavage/methylation domain-containing protein, translating to MFNSRTARKGFTLIELLIVVVIIGILAAIAIPKFANTKNKAYVTAMKSDLRNLVTAEEAFFSDSTYYTTATNLTARNTWKSSSGVGMPGVIPGPGYWSAQVTHSQLSGATCGIGVNTTSPIITTAGDGEPACYVPLP from the coding sequence ATGTTCAACTCCCGTACTGCCCGAAAGGGCTTCACGCTGATCGAGCTGCTGATCGTAGTCGTGATCATCGGCATCTTGGCGGCGATCGCGATTCCGAAGTTCGCGAACACCAAGAACAAGGCGTACGTCACGGCCATGAAGTCGGACCTTCGCAACCTCGTCACCGCTGAGGAAGCGTTCTTCTCCGATTCGACGTACTACACGACCGCGACGAACCTGACCGCGCGTAATACCTGGAAGAGCAGCTCAGGTGTCGGTATGCCCGGCGTCATCCCAGGCCCCGGCTATTGGTCGGCACAGGTTACGCACAGTCAGCTTTCTGGTGCGACCTGCGGTATCGGCGTGAACACGACCAGCCCGATCATCACCACGGCTGGCGACGGCGAGCCCGCCTGTTACGTGCCCTTGCCCTAA
- a CDS encoding phosphatase PAP2 family protein yields MSARNRFAIAVLLPLLSLSGVAVAQDSSLVFTQSAATTPSLTAPAQHGTPQKTFFTRHDLVATGIAAAVTGVFMHYDEKIADWWQSPHVQGSSSLHHTVDQLTRLNETPLTIASVLTYGVGRLSHSKTTADVGLHWTEALVLTDVICQAIRGPLGRARPRVSQEDPFSFHFGQGFTHFEYRAFPSIHAAVGFATAAALVGEIRERNQNASRYAAPILYAVAMIPGTTRMYLNQHWASDVVSGAFIGQLIGARVVRYAHTHKPNKLDRALLATNVAPNPGGGMMVVVDVQSLLSSR; encoded by the coding sequence ATGTCAGCCCGCAATCGCTTTGCCATCGCTGTGCTGCTTCCCTTGCTCTCACTGTCTGGCGTGGCAGTCGCGCAGGACTCCAGTTTAGTCTTTACGCAATCCGCGGCGACGACGCCGTCGTTGACGGCGCCCGCGCAGCACGGCACGCCGCAGAAGACATTCTTCACGCGTCACGACCTGGTGGCGACCGGTATTGCCGCGGCGGTGACCGGCGTCTTCATGCACTACGACGAGAAGATCGCCGATTGGTGGCAATCGCCGCACGTGCAAGGAAGTTCGAGCCTTCACCACACCGTCGACCAATTGACGCGTCTCAACGAGACGCCGCTCACGATCGCGTCGGTCCTGACGTATGGCGTCGGCCGGCTCTCGCACTCGAAAACAACAGCGGACGTCGGACTTCACTGGACCGAGGCGCTCGTCCTCACGGACGTCATCTGCCAGGCGATCCGTGGTCCTCTCGGACGAGCGCGGCCGCGCGTGTCACAGGAGGATCCGTTCAGCTTTCACTTCGGCCAGGGGTTCACGCACTTCGAGTATCGCGCCTTTCCCTCCATACACGCGGCCGTCGGCTTTGCCACGGCAGCAGCGCTCGTCGGTGAGATTCGCGAGCGCAATCAGAATGCATCTCGTTACGCGGCGCCGATACTCTACGCCGTGGCGATGATTCCCGGGACGACTCGCATGTATTTGAACCAGCACTGGGCGTCCGACGTCGTCTCCGGCGCGTTCATTGGCCAGCTCATTGGCGCGCGCGTCGTGCGGTACGCGCACACGCACAAGCCGAACAAGCTCGATCGCGCGTTGCTCGCGACGAACGTCGCGCCGAATCCCGGCGGCGGCATGATGGTGGTTGTCGACGTGCAGTCGCTGTTGAGCTCGCGCTGA
- a CDS encoding prepilin-type N-terminal cleavage/methylation domain-containing protein has translation MSSRTVSRRPRRGLSLIEVMIAVMVLAIMMTFVGHISSAIAQSNRRSDVIAKRTFAMQQQANIIGAMQFSSLTSAKLPASKSFTLGNFNYIRRVTLSTTGTVTSGQTTAITITIVPQTGYPSDSLLKESLSMLRSAPNCGTVLGTATC, from the coding sequence ATGAGCTCACGCACTGTTTCGCGCAGGCCGCGCCGCGGCCTCTCGCTCATCGAAGTCATGATCGCCGTCATGGTTCTCGCAATCATGATGACGTTCGTCGGTCACATCTCGTCGGCCATCGCGCAGTCCAATCGGCGCAGCGACGTGATTGCGAAGCGCACGTTTGCAATGCAACAACAGGCGAACATCATCGGGGCGATGCAGTTCTCGAGCCTGACCTCGGCCAAGTTGCCTGCGTCGAAGAGCTTCACCCTCGGCAACTTCAACTACATCCGCCGGGTGACGCTCTCGACAACCGGCACCGTCACCAGCGGCCAGACGACTGCGATCACGATCACCATCGTACCGCAAACGGGCTACCCCAGCGACAGCCTCCTCAAGGAGTCGCTGTCGATGCTCCGTAGCGCTCCGAACTGCGGGACGGTCCTTGGCACGGCCACGTGCTGA
- a CDS encoding AAA family ATPase codes for MATQTKPADDSRDLELLGQLARARRALVEQIGRRIIGQHKIVDDLVAALLAGGHALLVGVPGLAKTLLVQTVAQALDLSFSRVQFTPDLMPSDITGTELLEEDHSTGRRIFKFARGPIFANVVLADEINRAPPKTQAALLQAMQEHAVTAAGHTHKLPEPFFVLATQNPIEQEGTYPLPEAQLDRFMMQLTVGYPTKDEEERIVAATTSDIDVDIRPVLSAPELLALQHLVRRLPAPPTVVSYAVRLARSTRPNADEATSMVKKYVSWGAGPRASQYLILGAKARAAMDGRAVPDLEDVNAMAVPVLGHRVVVNFQAEAEGVTPEKLISLPVRA; via the coding sequence GTGGCGACGCAGACGAAACCGGCCGACGACTCGCGCGATCTCGAGCTACTCGGTCAGCTCGCGCGCGCTCGGCGAGCGCTGGTCGAGCAAATTGGACGGCGCATCATCGGCCAACACAAGATCGTGGACGACCTTGTCGCGGCGCTGCTCGCCGGTGGACACGCGCTCCTCGTCGGTGTTCCGGGCCTGGCAAAGACGCTGCTCGTGCAGACCGTCGCGCAAGCGTTGGATCTGAGCTTCTCCCGCGTGCAGTTCACGCCCGATCTGATGCCGAGCGACATCACGGGAACGGAGCTGCTCGAAGAAGATCATTCGACCGGCCGACGCATCTTCAAGTTCGCGAGAGGGCCGATCTTCGCGAACGTCGTCTTGGCCGACGAGATCAACCGCGCGCCCCCGAAAACACAAGCGGCATTGCTCCAGGCAATGCAGGAGCACGCCGTGACGGCCGCGGGACACACGCATAAGCTGCCCGAGCCGTTTTTCGTGCTCGCCACGCAGAATCCGATCGAACAGGAAGGCACCTATCCCCTGCCCGAAGCGCAGCTCGATCGATTCATGATGCAGCTCACGGTCGGCTACCCGACGAAGGATGAAGAGGAGCGCATCGTCGCGGCCACAACAAGTGATATCGACGTCGATATCCGGCCGGTGCTGTCGGCGCCGGAGCTGTTGGCGCTTCAACACCTCGTCAGACGGTTGCCGGCGCCGCCGACGGTGGTGAGCTATGCCGTCCGGTTAGCACGGTCGACGCGGCCTAACGCGGATGAAGCGACGTCGATGGTGAAGAAGTACGTGAGCTGGGGCGCCGGTCCCCGCGCGTCACAATATCTCATCCTCGGCGCGAAGGCGCGCGCGGCCATGGACGGGCGCGCCGTGCCCGATCTCGAGGACGTGAACGCGATGGCCGTCCCGGTGCTGGGCCATCGCGTCGTCGTGAACTTCCAGGCCGAGGCCGAAGGCGTTACGCCGGAAAAGTTGATCAGCCTTCCCGTGAGAGCCTAA
- a CDS encoding MOSC domain-containing protein encodes MSEKVLGERGRLEAIWLKRAHRGPMDPVTTADLVEGQGVAGSVDRSRRRQVTILAREAWSACMAELNAWLDPSTRRANLLVSGIELARTRDRILRIGDARLLIGGEVTPCERMEEALAGLQATMRPDWRGGAFAQVLSGGTVHVGDVVEWA; translated from the coding sequence ATGTCCGAGAAGGTCCTTGGCGAGCGAGGGCGGCTCGAAGCGATCTGGCTCAAGCGAGCGCACCGCGGCCCGATGGATCCGGTGACAACGGCCGATCTCGTCGAGGGACAGGGCGTCGCCGGCAGCGTCGATCGTAGCCGGCGCCGGCAGGTGACCATCCTTGCACGAGAGGCATGGAGCGCGTGCATGGCCGAACTGAACGCATGGCTCGATCCATCGACCCGCCGCGCAAATCTGCTCGTGAGCGGAATCGAGCTCGCGCGAACGCGAGACCGCATACTGCGCATTGGCGATGCACGATTGCTCATCGGCGGCGAAGTCACGCCCTGCGAGCGCATGGAGGAGGCACTCGCGGGCCTCCAGGCAACGATGCGACCAGACTGGCGCGGTGGCGCATTTGCGCAGGTGCTGTCGGGTGGCACCGTACATGTCGGCGACGTGGTGGAATGGGCATGA
- a CDS encoding prepilin-type N-terminal cleavage/methylation domain-containing protein, with translation MIRIHSSTGRRRAGFSLIEVLACLVILAVLGAALTRMMLAQSRLYELQRAQRDARAIGRTSMNLLFSDLRMVHDGADAAGSVIIASPETLEVRVPYALGLICGNNGSATTVSMLVADSAVRAMAKYAGWAWRNHVTGKYTYIPGDTISNSPVTSSSLTLCNLTAKIGFDTVAGRTWGALDLKPMTLAAGLQPGAPVFLYQDITYYFASSASYPGRFGLYRLVGGRSADELVAPFDAGARFKFFVRNTDTSTVIPPAVLDSLVGVSLVLTGSSPSHMAGRTAEKSRMETAVLFRNHPGF, from the coding sequence ATGATCAGAATCCACTCATCAACCGGGCGCCGTCGGGCCGGCTTCTCACTCATCGAAGTGCTGGCCTGTCTCGTCATTCTCGCCGTCCTCGGTGCCGCGCTCACGCGCATGATGCTGGCGCAGAGCCGTCTGTACGAGCTGCAGCGCGCCCAGCGTGACGCGCGTGCGATTGGCCGTACGTCGATGAACTTGCTCTTCTCCGATCTGCGCATGGTGCACGATGGCGCCGACGCGGCCGGCAGCGTGATCATCGCGTCGCCCGAGACCCTCGAGGTGCGCGTTCCGTATGCATTGGGGCTCATCTGCGGCAACAACGGCTCGGCGACGACGGTCAGCATGCTCGTCGCGGACTCGGCGGTGCGGGCGATGGCAAAATACGCTGGCTGGGCGTGGCGAAATCACGTCACTGGGAAGTACACCTACATTCCCGGCGACACGATCTCCAACTCACCGGTGACCTCGTCATCGCTGACGTTATGCAATTTGACCGCGAAGATCGGATTCGATACGGTCGCCGGTCGCACCTGGGGAGCGCTCGACCTCAAGCCAATGACGTTGGCGGCGGGCCTTCAGCCCGGGGCGCCCGTGTTCCTCTATCAAGACATCACGTACTACTTCGCCAGTTCGGCCAGCTACCCGGGAAGGTTTGGGTTGTATCGCCTTGTCGGCGGTCGGTCGGCCGACGAGCTGGTCGCTCCCTTCGACGCTGGCGCACGCTTCAAGTTCTTCGTTCGTAACACCGATACGTCCACTGTCATTCCTCCAGCGGTGCTCGACAGTCTGGTCGGAGTGTCCCTCGTGCTGACGGGCTCGAGTCCGTCGCACATGGCCGGGCGCACGGCCGAGAAGTCCCGGATGGAAACGGCCGTGTTGTTCCGCAATCACCCCGGCTTCTAG
- a CDS encoding GspH/FimT family pseudopilin encodes MEVGLFRTRSGYTITEMIVVLIIFAVVTSLSIPRLHAASSSAGLRSARTQTAIYLATAHALAVQRGREARFVRSGNSVTVTVDSSGTQVVYGQPHDLSREHGVSIPTTSHDTIRFDPRGFAVGAGTTEKVVLTRDGMRDSVCMSKLGKIITRGCSI; translated from the coding sequence TTGGAGGTCGGCCTGTTTCGCACTCGGTCTGGTTATACGATCACCGAGATGATCGTGGTCCTGATCATCTTCGCGGTCGTCACGAGCCTGAGCATTCCGCGGCTGCACGCCGCATCCTCCTCCGCGGGGTTGCGGTCCGCGCGCACGCAGACGGCCATCTATCTCGCCACGGCGCATGCACTCGCGGTCCAGCGCGGCCGCGAGGCGCGCTTCGTTCGCAGCGGCAATAGCGTCACCGTCACCGTCGACTCGTCAGGCACGCAGGTCGTCTACGGCCAGCCGCACGATCTCTCGCGCGAGCATGGCGTGAGCATTCCGACGACGTCGCACGACACGATCAGGTTCGACCCGCGCGGCTTTGCCGTCGGCGCCGGTACCACCGAAAAGGTCGTACTCACGCGTGACGGCATGCGCGACTCCGTCTGCATGTCGAAGCTCGGCAAGATCATTACCCGAGGGTGCTCGATATGA
- a CDS encoding prepilin-type N-terminal cleavage/methylation domain-containing protein, with translation MLLNRRGFTIVELFTVLVIMGVVGTLSIARFTAYIAHERVTKATVGLADDLRMAFAVPGRIRRPVRIWCDTARMQMLVTDRARTTTYRMTAFGSRYNLKSSNVTYYPSSAWIEIYPNGFASDTMVITLSSNGYTHSLKVSKGGMVQVR, from the coding sequence ATGCTTCTCAATCGCCGCGGCTTCACGATCGTGGAATTGTTCACCGTGCTCGTGATCATGGGCGTGGTGGGCACTCTGTCGATCGCCCGCTTCACTGCATACATCGCCCACGAGCGCGTGACAAAAGCAACGGTCGGTCTCGCCGACGACCTGCGCATGGCGTTCGCCGTGCCCGGGCGTATTCGCCGGCCGGTGCGCATCTGGTGCGACACGGCCCGTATGCAAATGCTCGTTACGGATCGTGCGCGCACGACGACCTACCGCATGACCGCGTTCGGCTCCCGTTACAACCTCAAGAGCAGCAACGTCACGTACTACCCGTCGTCGGCGTGGATCGAGATCTACCCCAACGGTTTCGCCTCCGACACGATGGTCATCACCCTCTCTTCGAATGGCTACACGCACAGTCTGAAGGTCTCGAAGGGCGGGATGGTTCAGGTTCGGTGA